The region GCAACTCAACTGAACATAAGTTGAGGATGAACTGTTGACACTTCTAGGAGGCTATCTAGGGCGTGTCATCAATTAAGCCATACAACAGAGGCTGCTAGGTAAATAGCTCCTAGAAAATTGACGGCTCGTTTATCGTAGCGTGTGGCAATTGCCCGATACTGCTTGATCTTGGCAAAAAAGTTCTCTATCAGATGTCGAGCTTTGTAGAGG is a window of Acaryochloris thomasi RCC1774 DNA encoding:
- a CDS encoding transposase; this encodes LYKARHLIENFFAKIKQYRAIATRYDKRAVNFLGAIYLAASVVWLN